The following coding sequences lie in one Candidatus Palauibacter soopunensis genomic window:
- a CDS encoding molybdopterin dinucleotide binding domain-containing protein produces the protein MSLLNGGNGGCGCAGSCSGGAAPNADALNGDAANGANGTGTSRRRFLKVLGTSGAGAATLAACGPPNFGDKLIPSLVEEEGITPGVSETYATVLPDAGPEPVAVHAQVRDGRVLGLSPNDRFGGGTSGLSSLTHSTLQDLYDPDRVSQPLQRNPSTEEGAPPFQFASWEDATAALTNAVRVGGGVLLTGRVTGTTGRFIADWARVMGVEHIAWEPFSNQALAGGTADVSGGAGMPHFDLSSADAIACFGADFLGTWLAPTQMSAGFAAARDIEAHHHAKFTFVGPRLSLTGANADEWIEARAGTEGAVALAVAGVVAAARGAELPAGLPAVSPESAAEAAGVSADAIRALGEELAAAENAVAIPPGLESQGADARQAQHAVAALNEVLGATGRSVFPGGGAPEGTTASFADMQALIGRMRAGQVRTLIVAGCNPIYALPAAAGFGEALANVANSVAITPHLDETASACGWVLPCHHALESWCDADLAGGAMALGQPLMHPVFDTRQREDLLLDVANAAGQGGAFGGTDYATVLRNTWTERLGDHAAWLDALRRGGASAAAWAGDDGAETGEADAPAGGGGGFALPQPASGTQLVVYPTAQFYDGRGANRSWMQEHPDAITKVVWNSWVEMHPDMADELGVERGDLVRVESAQGAIEAPVYVYRGIRPDTVAIPLGQGHTEYGRYARNRGVNPLDLLAADADPGSGALAYAGTAVTVTPTGETARLVVTQGSTDDLDREIVHAMNVEDALHEIEAHDIDLVEMVEAAWDSDPNSPYRWGMTIDLNACTGCGACVTSCYSENNIPTVGEREAAMRREMSWMRIHRFEEETEDGGFQTVQQPMLCQHCGDAPCEPVCPVYATYHSPEGLNVQVYNRCVGTRYCANNCPYKVRRFNWFNHDARVRGDGGAFAWPLNLQLNPDITVREVGVMEKCTMCVHRINKAKIDAKEEDRTVRDGEVMTACQSSCPSNAITFGNLKDPESEVSRKAKSARGYHALGELGVRPAITYLEDVTHRHMAAGGHGEPAAAGEGEEAH, from the coding sequence ATGTCACTACTGAACGGGGGCAACGGCGGCTGCGGCTGCGCGGGGAGCTGCTCGGGTGGCGCGGCGCCTAACGCCGACGCCCTGAACGGCGACGCGGCGAACGGTGCGAACGGAACGGGGACTTCCCGCCGCCGTTTCCTGAAGGTGCTCGGGACCTCCGGAGCCGGAGCGGCGACGCTGGCGGCGTGCGGCCCGCCGAACTTCGGGGACAAGCTCATCCCCAGCCTCGTCGAGGAAGAGGGGATCACGCCGGGCGTTTCCGAGACCTACGCGACGGTGCTGCCGGACGCGGGGCCGGAACCGGTCGCCGTCCACGCGCAGGTGCGCGACGGCCGCGTGCTCGGCCTGAGCCCCAACGACCGGTTCGGGGGAGGCACGAGCGGCCTTTCGTCGCTCACGCACTCGACGCTGCAGGACCTGTACGATCCGGATCGCGTGAGTCAGCCTCTGCAGCGGAATCCATCGACGGAGGAAGGGGCGCCTCCCTTCCAGTTCGCGAGCTGGGAGGATGCGACGGCCGCGCTCACGAACGCGGTGCGCGTCGGCGGCGGGGTGCTCCTCACGGGCCGGGTCACGGGCACGACGGGCCGCTTCATCGCGGACTGGGCGCGCGTGATGGGCGTCGAGCACATCGCGTGGGAGCCGTTCTCGAACCAGGCGCTGGCCGGCGGGACGGCGGACGTGAGCGGCGGCGCGGGCATGCCGCACTTCGACCTCTCCTCCGCCGACGCGATCGCCTGCTTCGGGGCCGACTTCCTCGGCACCTGGCTCGCCCCGACGCAGATGTCGGCGGGCTTTGCGGCGGCGCGGGACATCGAGGCCCACCACCACGCGAAGTTCACCTTCGTCGGGCCGCGCCTCTCGCTCACCGGCGCCAACGCGGACGAGTGGATCGAAGCCCGGGCGGGCACCGAGGGTGCCGTGGCGCTGGCGGTCGCCGGCGTCGTGGCCGCGGCGCGCGGCGCGGAGCTTCCGGCCGGACTGCCCGCCGTGTCGCCGGAGTCGGCCGCGGAGGCCGCGGGGGTCTCGGCTGACGCGATCCGCGCGCTCGGAGAGGAACTGGCCGCCGCGGAGAACGCGGTCGCGATCCCGCCGGGGCTCGAATCGCAGGGCGCCGATGCCCGGCAGGCGCAGCATGCGGTCGCGGCGCTCAACGAGGTACTGGGCGCGACAGGCCGCTCGGTCTTCCCGGGCGGCGGCGCGCCCGAGGGCACGACGGCGAGCTTCGCGGACATGCAGGCTTTGATTGGGCGCATGCGGGCCGGGCAGGTGCGGACGCTCATCGTGGCCGGGTGCAATCCCATCTACGCGCTCCCGGCCGCCGCGGGGTTCGGCGAGGCGCTGGCCAACGTGGCGAACAGCGTCGCGATCACGCCGCACCTCGACGAGACGGCGTCGGCCTGCGGCTGGGTGCTCCCGTGCCACCACGCGCTCGAGTCGTGGTGCGACGCGGACCTGGCGGGCGGCGCGATGGCGCTCGGACAGCCCCTCATGCACCCCGTGTTCGACACGCGCCAGCGCGAGGACCTGCTGCTGGACGTCGCGAACGCGGCGGGACAGGGCGGCGCGTTCGGCGGGACGGACTACGCGACCGTGCTGCGGAACACCTGGACCGAGCGGCTCGGCGACCACGCCGCGTGGCTCGACGCGCTCCGGCGTGGCGGCGCCTCGGCGGCGGCATGGGCGGGCGATGATGGCGCCGAGACCGGCGAGGCCGATGCTCCCGCGGGCGGCGGCGGCGGCTTCGCGCTCCCGCAGCCGGCCTCCGGGACGCAACTCGTCGTGTACCCCACGGCCCAGTTCTACGATGGCCGGGGCGCGAACCGCTCCTGGATGCAGGAGCACCCGGACGCGATCACGAAGGTCGTGTGGAACTCGTGGGTGGAGATGCACCCGGACATGGCGGACGAACTCGGCGTCGAGCGCGGCGACCTCGTCCGGGTCGAGTCCGCCCAGGGCGCCATCGAGGCGCCGGTCTACGTCTACCGCGGCATCCGCCCGGATACGGTGGCGATCCCGCTCGGACAGGGACACACGGAGTACGGCCGCTACGCGCGGAACCGCGGCGTGAACCCGCTGGACCTCCTCGCGGCGGACGCGGACCCCGGCTCCGGCGCGCTGGCCTACGCCGGCACGGCGGTCACCGTCACGCCCACCGGGGAGACGGCCCGGCTCGTCGTCACGCAGGGCTCCACCGACGACCTCGACCGCGAGATCGTCCACGCCATGAACGTCGAGGACGCGCTGCACGAGATCGAGGCGCACGATATCGACCTCGTCGAGATGGTCGAGGCCGCGTGGGACTCCGATCCGAACAGCCCGTACCGCTGGGGCATGACCATCGACCTCAACGCCTGCACCGGCTGCGGCGCCTGCGTCACCTCCTGCTACTCGGAGAACAACATCCCCACCGTGGGCGAGCGCGAGGCGGCGATGCGGCGGGAGATGTCGTGGATGCGTATCCACCGCTTCGAGGAGGAGACGGAGGACGGCGGGTTCCAGACGGTGCAGCAGCCGATGCTATGCCAGCACTGCGGCGACGCGCCGTGCGAGCCCGTGTGCCCGGTCTACGCGACGTACCACAGCCCCGAGGGACTCAACGTCCAGGTCTACAACCGCTGCGTCGGCACGCGGTACTGCGCGAACAACTGTCCCTACAAGGTCCGGCGCTTCAACTGGTTCAACCACGACGCGCGCGTCCGCGGCGACGGCGGGGCCTTCGCCTGGCCTCTCAATCTCCAGCTCAACCCGGACATCACCGTCCGCGAGGTGGGGGTGATGGAGAAGTGCACGATGTGCGTGCACCGGATCAACAAGGCCAAGATCGACGCCAAGGAGGAGGATCGGACGGTGAGGGACGGCGAGGTGATGACCGCCTGCCAGTCCAGTTGTCCGTCGAACGCGATCACCTTCGGCAACCTCAAGGATCCCGAGAGCGAGGTCTCCCGCAAGGCGAAGAGCGCCCGCGGCTACCACGCGCTCGGAGAACTCGGCGTGCGCCCCGCGATCACCTACCTCGAGGACGTCACGCACCGGCACATGGCGGCGGGCGGGCACGGCGAGCCG